Within Leptospira limi, the genomic segment ACCATTGTCCATATTTTTGATTTTGTTTTTATACTTTATCCTCAAAGAAAAAATTGCTTACCCCGAAGAAGTACAACTTGGAATTGTGTTTTCGATTTTAGGACTTACTATTTTTAATTTTGGGATCATGTTTGGATTGAATCAATTGGGAGACCAAGTAGGAGGGAAACTTCCTTCCACATTCCGTTCAATTGAACTTACTGACTCCATCAAATTCATCAAAAATTTTAATCCAAAATCTGTATACACGGCAGTGAATGAAGAAGGAAAAGAGGAAAAATTCTTTTATTTAAAAGAGAGAAAATTATATTCCGGAATTCCATACCACGAAGAAAATTGGAACCCAACTAACAAGGTTTATGAATACATCCCTATTCATGGACCTATTTTTGGAAAAGAAGACAACCTTCTTGGTTATGTCATTGTATTAGCATTTGCTTTTGTATTGGGATATAGTGCAACCTTGGCCGAACCTGCTTTATCAGCGTTAGGAAATGCTGTGGAAGAAACAACCGTAGGAACCTTTCGAAAATCTTTACTCATCCAATCCGTTGCGATTGGTGTTGGTTTTGGTACATTAACAGGTATATTAAAAATTGTATTGGAAATCCCACTGATTTGGATTTTAGTTCCAATCTATATTTTTTTATTAATATTAAATACTGTTAGTAAATCAGAATTTATCGAAATTGCTTGGGATAGTGCAGGTGTTACAACTGGCCCTATCACAGTCCCTCTTATCATTGCAATGGGCCTAGGAATTGGAAATCAATTGGGAACAGTTGATGGATTCGGTATTTTAGCATGTGCTTCTGCTTTTCCGATTTTATCAGTACTCATTATGGGCATCATCGTAGAAAATTCCCGCAAACTTTCCTTAAATGATTCAGAATCAAAAACAAAATAAGATCATGAAACGTAAAACTTCACGAATCACAACAATTGTACACAGAGATTTAACAGAATCAGTTGTCACAACACTAAAAAACCAAGGTGTCTTATACTATCAAATTGAACCTGGTAGATACCCTGTTCTCGCTAAACGAGGATTATGGTTTTTTGATTTTTACCAAAATCATGCCATCATTGATATGCCAGTTTCGATTATAGAAATCATCTGCGAAGAAAGTGCTGAAAATTTTCTTATCTCAATGATACGTGATGCTGCTGAATTAAATATACCTGGTCATGGAAGTGTTTATTCCGAATCCATCGACCTCATTTCGGCCAACCATCATTTTTACATTCATACTTCACAAGAAATTAAAAAACCAATTGGATTCACTGGGCTAACTGGAATTTTTTGTGTTTTACCAAGAGGATCTGCAGAACCGATCGCTAGGTTGGTTTTACAAAATGGGATTGCTGTTCCTACTATCAGTTATGGTACAGGAACTGGGTTACGAGACCGATTGGGATTACTTCGGATTACAATTCCAAAAGAAAAGGAAATCCTTAAACTCATCGTACACTCTTCCGATATCGAACATGTTTTAGATTTTATGATTGAAGTTGGTCGATTGGATTTACCTGGCAGGGGGTTTATTTTTGAATTCCCTGTTGGTCATGGATTACTCAATACAAAGGTGAGTTTAGAAGGCCCAAAACAAGCCGCGAGTATGGACCAAATTATTTCCGCATTGGATCAGTTATACGGGAATATGGAATGGAGAAAAAAATCGAATCAATTTAGAATTTCTCTTAGACATAGAAACTATTTTGAGGGAGTAAACCTTGTTTTGAATTGTAAAGAAGAATCGATGGAATTTGTAACAAGTGCTCTGCGAAAAGTGGGAGTCACAAGTTCTACAATTTCACTGAAACGTATGGCACATACAGGAAATTCAGAAAGTATATTTACTCCTGCAAGGGAAGTTGCGAATTTACTCATCCCTAAAAAAAACTTACCCGAAGTCATTGAAGTATTAAATGAATTAGAATTTTTTGATGAAAAATTTGAAGGGATCGCGTATACTATGGAAATCCCAAGAGCCTTCTCTTACCAATCGAAAAAGTCGAACAAAAAGTAGGAAGTCAATCAAACGATTTCCATTCGGAATCTGATGGTTTAGCCGAACAATCGTTCATAAATTTGCAAAAAAATCACACCTAATCCACCAATGGTTGCCCCCACGATAGGGATTCCCAAAATTCGAATGGTAAAGTTGATGGAATCCAACCTTTTATCAATGGATTCAAATCGGGCGTCCATAGTCGATTGCATGGATTCGAAACGAAGGTTCAGTTCGTAACGAATGGAATCAAAGCCAGTTCTCACTTCTTGGTACATAGGAAGAATCTTTGTTTCTTGCATATTGGTGAACCCTTGGTCTCGTTTCTCTTCAATAGTATCAACGATCCAATCTTGGATTTCAACTGCGATTTTCGTATCAATATGGGCTTTTTCTAGAATTTGGTAAAGTTTTTGGTCTGTTCGCATTATTTCCCCTTTCTATAGGTGAAATAAAGTGAAATTGGTCCGAAAGTTGATGAGAAATGACTCCACTTGAGATGTAAGGAACCCCAAGTGGATGGAAAAAATCCTTCTTTTTAGTGACCGCCACCAGGCAAAAATCCACCACCATTGATATCAAGGATATGACCTGTGATAAAGGAAGATGCATCGGAAGCAAGGAAGGCAATGCCATTTGCGATGTCTTCAGGAAGACCAGCACGTTTTAATGGAATTGCTTGTACCATACCATGTCTGATGTTTTCTGGAATCGCTTCCGTCATTTCCGTTGCAATAAATCCTGGAGCAATCGCGTTACAACGAACTTTTCTAGATGCCATCTCAAGAGCCACAGCTTTTGTAAATCCAATCACACCTGCTTTGGAAGCAGAGTAATTTGTTTGTCCAATGTTTCCGTTTTCGCCAGAGATAGAAGATAAGTTAATGATGGATCCACCATTTTCTTGTTTCATCATCACTTTGATCGCTGCTTGTGTACAGAGATAAGTCCCAGTTAGGTTTACAGCAATCACCGCATCCCACTGCTCTTTTTTCATTCTCATAAGGAGAGTATCACGAGTGATACCAGCGTTATTCACAAGGATGTCAACAGATCCAAATTCTTTTTTTGCTGTATCAATTAGTTTTTGAGCATCTTCTTCCACAGATACGTTGGCAACGACAGCAATCGCCTTGTAACCTTTGGATTTGAGTTCTTCCGCAGTTGCATTGGTTGCTTCTGGGTTCATATCTGCGACAACGATGTTTGCACCTAGAGATGCAAGTTTCAAACAAGTTGCCTTTCCGATTCCTCTTGCACCACCTGTTACAATGGCTGTTTTCCCTGATAAACTGATCATTTTTTGTTCCTCTTTTTTTCTAATTCCTAAACAATTTACTAAACAAATCAAATAAATGAAAACAAATGCTTTCAAAACCTCATCGTCAATCCAACTAACGTTTGCTTCAAGGTGTATCTACATACGCATTCAAAACTCTCGATTCAATTAAATTTCTTCTATCGATTTAGTGAGAATCCCCTAAAATATTTTTGTATTCTCCCAATCGTTCACGTATCCTTTCGTTGATTCCATGTTTGGCGCACTCAGAGATCACTCTCACTGCATTTTTTACAGCAAGTGCATTGGAAGAACCATGTCCAATCATACAAATCCCTTCTACACCTAACAGAAGTGCGCCGCCATATTCTGCGTAATCTAATCTTTTTTTCACAGCAGTAAATGTGGATTTTAAAAGAAGTGCACCCGTTTGGGCAAGACTTGATTGTCTAATAGAAT encodes:
- the fabG gene encoding 3-oxoacyl-ACP reductase FabG, giving the protein MISLSGKTAIVTGGARGIGKATCLKLASLGANIVVADMNPEATNATAEELKSKGYKAIAVVANVSVEEDAQKLIDTAKKEFGSVDILVNNAGITRDTLLMRMKKEQWDAVIAVNLTGTYLCTQAAIKVMMKQENGGSIINLSSISGENGNIGQTNYSASKAGVIGFTKAVALEMASRKVRCNAIAPGFIATEMTEAIPENIRHGMVQAIPLKRAGLPEDIANGIAFLASDASSFITGHILDINGGGFLPGGGH